In the Macrobrachium rosenbergii isolate ZJJX-2024 chromosome 23, ASM4041242v1, whole genome shotgun sequence genome, one interval contains:
- the LOC136851075 gene encoding GATA zinc finger domain-containing protein 24-like → MNIAENKTYYYMNITENKTYNYMNIGEQDLQLYEYSREKTYNYMNLAENKTYNHMHTAQNKTYNYMNITENSTYNYMNLVKNKTYNYMNIAENKTYNHMHKAQNKTCNYMNLAENKTYNYLNTAENKTYNYKNLAEDKTYNHMNITENKTYNYMNLAENKTCNYMNLAENKTYNYMNLAENRPITL, encoded by the coding sequence ATGAATATAGCAGAGAACAAGACCTATTACTATATGAATATAACAGAGAATAAGACCTATAACTATATGAATATAGGAGAACAAGACCTACAACTATATGAATATAGCAGAGAAAAGACCTACAACTATATGAATCTAGCAGAGAACAAGACCTATAACCATATGCATACAGCACAGAACAAGACCTATAACTATATGAATATAACAGAGAACAGTACCTATAACTATATGAATCTAGTAAAGAACAAGACCTACAACTATATGAATATAGCAGAGAACAAGACCTATAACCATATGCATAAAGCACAGAACAAGACCTGTAACTATATGAATCTAGCAGAGAACAAGACCTATAACTATTTGAATACAGCAGAGAACAAGACCTATAACTATAAGAATCTAGCAGAGGACAAGACCTATAACCATATGAATATAACAGAGAACAAGACCTATAACTATATGAATCTAGCAGAGAACAAGACCTGTAACTATATGAATCTAGCAGAGAACAAGACCTATAACTACATGAATCTAGCAGAGAACCGACCTATAACTTTATGA
- the LOC136851074 gene encoding putative uncharacterized protein DDB_G0285557 — protein MNLAENKTYNYMNLAENKTYNYINLAENKTYNFMNPAENKTYNFMNIAENNTYNYMKITEKKTYNYMNIAKNKTYNYMNTAENKTYNYMNIAENKTYNYMNTAENKTYNI, from the coding sequence ATGAATCTAGCAGAGAACAAGACCTATAACTACATGAATCTAGCAGAGAACAAGACCTATAACTACATAAATCTAGCAGAAAACAAGACCTATAACTTTATGAATCCAGCAGAGAACAAGACATATAACTTTATGAATATAGCAGAGAACAACACCTAtaactatatgaaaataacagagaaaaagacCTACAACTACATGAATATAGCAAAGAATAAGACCTATAACTATATGAATACAGCAGAGAACAAGACCTATAACTATATGAATATAGCAGAGAACAAGACCTACAACTATATGAATACAGCAGAGAACAAGACCTATAA